One window of Oryza brachyantha chromosome 12, ObraRS2, whole genome shotgun sequence genomic DNA carries:
- the LOC102706347 gene encoding uncharacterized protein LOC102706347 translates to MRPPLVACVLLAVVAAATPAGAVCVPRNQKAPGKPGSPGGVPVPAAPKLTPPKPATAPPSTPILPGPGGDIVKALCAKTSYPVVCQMTVVPPPGSSAQKLDAAAVLRLAMGAVRAKAAAAKKDAGAIVADPKTSPLARGALKDCMDSYDDIAYSLDHADQSMAAGDKDTTGTMLDTVRTDVDTCDQGFEDREELTPVMSKQDAELAKLASNCIAIAVAAGLRH, encoded by the coding sequence ATGAGGCCGCCGCTTGTCGCCtgcgtcctcctcgccgtcgtcgccgcggcgacgccggcgggcGCGGTCTGCGTGCCGCGCAACCAGAAGGCGCCGGGGAAGCCTGGGAGCCCCGGAGGAGTGCCTGtcccggcggcgccgaagcTGACGCCGCCGAAGCCAGCGACGGCGCCACCGTCGACGCCGATCCTGCCCGGCCCCGGCGGCGACATCGTGAAGGCGCTGTGCGCGAAGACGAGCTACCCGGTGGTGTGCCAGATGACGgtggtgccgccgccggggtcGTCGGCGCAGAAGCtggacgccgcggcggtgctCCGGCTGGCGATGGGCGCGGTGCGTGccaaggcggcggccgccaagAAGGACGCCGGCGCGATCGTCGCCGACCCCAAGACGTCGCCGCTGGCGCGGGGCGCGCTCAAGGACTGCATGGACTCGTACGACGACATCGCCTACAGCCTCGACCACGCCGACCAGTccatggccgccggcgacaagGACACCACCGGCACCATGCTCGACACCGTCCGCACCGACGTCGACACCTGCGACCAGGGCTTCGAGGACCGGGAAGAGCTCACGCCGGTCATGTCCAAGCAGGACGCCGAGCTCGCCAAGCTCGCCAGCAACtgcatcgccatcgccgtcgccgccggcctccgccacTAG
- the LOC102706065 gene encoding uncharacterized protein LOC102706065, producing the protein MTFYKPLKNNSFARNNNDPLFPSRFALLTMTPPLVACVRVLLVAAAVAASPAGAVRVPRSSTPIVPGGDIAKALCAKTDYPALCRATVAPPPGSAQKPPLDAAGALRLAMGATRGKAADARKSAAERLGDPETPPLARGPLGDCVDSYEDIAYSLDQAEKAMAAGDRGTTGTMLDAVRTDVDTCDQGFEDREELEPLKPKQDEELAKLASICIDIAAAAGLRH; encoded by the exons ATGACATTTTACAAACCTCTCAAAAACAACAGTTTTGCTAGAAACAACAATG ATCCTCTCTTTCCATCTCGCTTTGCTCTCCTCACCATGACGCCGCCGCTTGTCGCCTGCGTCCGCGTCCTTctcgtcgccgcggccgtggcggcgtcACCGGCGGGCGCCGTCCGCGTCCCGCGCAGCTCGACGCCGATCGTGCCCGGCGGCGACATCGCGAAGGCGCTGTGCGCGAAGACGGACTACCCGGCGCtgtgccgggcgacggtggcgccgccgccggggtcCGCGCAGAAGCCGCCGCTGGACGCCGCCGGGGCGCTGCGGCTGGCGATGGGCGCGACGCGCGGCAAGGCGGCGGACGCCAGGaagtcggcggcggagcgccTCGGCGACCCCGAgacgccgccgctggcgcGAGGCCCGCTCGGCGACTGCGTGGATTCGTACGAGGACATCGCCTACAGCCTCGACCAGGCCGAGAaggccatggccgccggcgacaggGGCACCACGGGCACCATGCTCGACGCCGTCCGCACCGACGTCGACACCTGCGACCAGGGCTTCGAGGACCGGGAAGAGCTCGAGCCGCTCAAGCCCAAGCAAGACGAAGAGCTCGCCAAGCTCGCCAGCATCTGCAtcgacatcgccgccgccgccggcctccgccacTAG